One region of Chlorobiota bacterium genomic DNA includes:
- a CDS encoding HAD family hydrolase yields MHSTVITIDFWQTLFDDSGGPQRNEERQAALRQAIANAGYFRDIEEIDTAFRSIWEYFDHHWLNHHRTPTSREMVGEICQRLDLELPEEAVEQVTQTFAQGVLSNPPSLLPGVPAALEFLANRAPLALISDTAFSPGRVLRELMEQKGIASYFSNFIFSDESGVAKPHPDAFHRAVEPFGGDLGNSLHIGDIERTDIRGAKGVGMKAILYRGNHIPHKYADDGTASAADAVITHWDQMPEIWERIMRG; encoded by the coding sequence ATGCATTCCACCGTTATCACCATTGATTTTTGGCAAACCTTGTTCGACGACAGCGGCGGCCCGCAGCGGAACGAGGAACGCCAAGCCGCGCTTCGCCAAGCGATTGCCAACGCCGGATATTTCCGCGACATTGAGGAGATTGACACGGCGTTCCGGAGCATCTGGGAGTACTTCGACCACCACTGGCTGAACCACCACCGCACCCCAACTTCGCGGGAGATGGTTGGGGAAATCTGCCAGCGGCTTGATCTTGAGCTTCCCGAGGAAGCGGTCGAGCAGGTGACGCAAACCTTTGCCCAGGGGGTGCTGAGCAATCCCCCGTCGTTGCTGCCTGGGGTGCCGGCGGCGTTGGAGTTCTTGGCCAATCGTGCGCCGCTGGCGTTGATCTCCGACACAGCATTCTCCCCGGGGCGGGTGCTGCGGGAACTGATGGAGCAAAAAGGGATTGCCAGTTACTTCAGCAATTTTATCTTCAGCGACGAAAGCGGCGTTGCCAAGCCCCACCCCGATGCGTTCCACCGTGCGGTGGAGCCGTTCGGCGGGGACTTGGGGAACTCGCTTCACATTGGCGACATCGAGCGGACCGACATCCGGGGGGCGAAAGGGGTTGGGATGAAAGCGATCCTGTATCGCGGCAACCACATCCCCCACAAATACGCCGACGACGGAACCGCTTCCGCTGCCGATGCAGTGATCACACACTGGGACCAGATGCCGGAGATTTGGGAGCGAATTATGAGGGGTTGA
- a CDS encoding sigma-70 family RNA polymerase sigma factor, with protein MEQGEQSTPATQPRAKKQASFPENQQLHCHQPDFNKPAAAPLSVSTDTTIDAESLALKLRQRDRHAFQVIYDRYSAALYGVVMRIVPIEELAEDVLQETFVKIWKNAESYDNSRGTLFTWMLNIARNSALDKLRSSEYRQRTTNRSIENLVGEIDRQQNSSFNPETIGLQEFVLKLKPDQQQLIDLIYYQGFTQSEAADELGIPLGTVKTRVRSALIRLRELMNAETEQTKQALTERSR; from the coding sequence ATGGAGCAAGGTGAGCAAAGCACGCCGGCAACGCAACCACGGGCTAAGAAGCAAGCATCATTTCCTGAGAATCAGCAACTCCATTGTCACCAGCCAGATTTTAACAAACCAGCGGCCGCACCGTTGTCCGTTTCTACCGATACCACCATTGATGCCGAATCGTTGGCGTTGAAGCTGCGCCAGCGGGATCGGCATGCGTTCCAGGTGATCTACGACCGCTACTCGGCGGCGTTGTATGGGGTGGTGATGCGGATTGTGCCAATCGAGGAGCTGGCCGAGGATGTGCTGCAGGAAACCTTCGTGAAAATTTGGAAGAACGCCGAATCTTACGACAATTCCCGTGGGACGCTCTTCACCTGGATGCTGAACATTGCGCGCAACTCCGCCCTGGACAAACTCCGTTCCAGCGAGTACCGCCAACGCACAACAAACCGATCCATTGAGAATCTCGTAGGTGAGATTGACCGCCAGCAAAACAGCAGTTTCAACCCGGAGACCATTGGCCTTCAAGAATTTGTGTTGAAGCTGAAGCCGGACCAGCAGCAGCTGATTGACCTGATCTACTATCAAGGCTTCACCCAAAGTGAGGCTGCCGATGAATTGGGGATACCGCTGGGCACGGTCAAAACCCGCGTCCGCAGCGCGCTGATACGATTACGAGAACTGATGAACGCCGAAACAGAACAAACGAAGCAAGCCCTTACCGAAAGATCACGTTGA